A region from the Alphaproteobacteria bacterium genome encodes:
- the rpsJ gene encoding 30S ribosomal protein S10, with amino-acid sequence MDSQNIRIKLQAYDHRLLDQSVKEIVSTAKRTGAQVRGPIPMPTRIQRFTVNRSPHIDKKSREQFEIRTHKRLVDIIDWLPQTVDALMKLDLPSGVDVEIKL; translated from the coding sequence ATGGACAGCCAAAATATCAGAATAAAACTTCAGGCATACGACCATCGTTTGTTGGATCAGTCTGTTAAGGAAATAGTTAGTACAGCAAAAAGGACGGGGGCTCAGGTTAGAGGTCCCATCCCGATGCCAACACGGATTCAGCGCTTTACGGTGAACCGTTCCCCACATATCGATAAGAAATCACGGGAACAGTTCGAAATCCGTACTCATAAAAGACTAGTCGATATAATCGATTGGTTGCCACAGACTGTGGATGCTTTGATGAAGTTGGATTTGCCGTCTGGTGTTGATGTAGAAATAAAATTGTAG